The proteins below are encoded in one region of Drosophila virilis strain 15010-1051.87 chromosome 6, Dvir_AGI_RSII-ME, whole genome shotgun sequence:
- the Arl4 gene encoding ADP-ribosylation factor-like protein 4C isoform X1: MGATMVKNGNLLDALPSQGTLHVVMLGLDSAGKTTVLYRLKFDQYLNTVPTIGFNCEKVQGTLGKARGVQFLVWDVGGQEKLRPLWRSYTRCTDGILFVVDSVDTDRMEEAKMELMRTAKCPDNQGVPVLILANKQDLPNACCPKDLEKLLGLHELHNPTSNISSSSSTSTGNIVGFSTSNQSYSNPGPATQMAPDADKCNERHVSSTKVTYPQSQNSQLHAESKSKDSSLPNEAKSNAPHTTSPTKNSSQFTVKHNNINASTQLKGWYIQPACAITGEGLQEGLDALYDMILKRRKISKSCKKNKR, encoded by the exons atgggGGCAACGATGGTGAAAAATGGAAATTTATTGGATGCCTTGCCTTCACAG GGAACACTACACGTTGTAATGCTCGGCTTGGATTCTGCTGGCAAAACAACAGTACTGTACAGACTTAAGTTCGATCAGTATTTAAACACAGTACCCACTATTGGATTTAATTGTGAGAAG GTTCAGGGAACTTTAGGAAAGGCAAGGGGTGTTCAATTTCTCGTTTGGGATGTGGGTGGACAAGAAAAACTTCGGCCGCTCTGGCGAAGCTATACTCG GTGCACAGATGGAATTCTATTTGTTGTGGATTCGGTCGATACGGATCGCATGGAAGAGGCAAAAATGGAGTTAATGCGTACAGCCAAATGTCCAGACAATCAG GGGGTCCCTGTGCTTATTTTAGCCAACAAACAAGATCTACCAAACGCATGTTGTCCCAAGGACCTTGAAAAGCTCTTAGGATTACATGAGCTACACAATCCAACATCGAATATATCGAGTTCCAGCTCAACATCAACAGGAAACATTGTCGGTTTTTCCACTTCAAACCAAAGTTATTCTAATCCGGGCCCAGCAACCCAGATGGCACCTGATGCGGACAAGTGTAATGAAAGACACGTATCGTCCACAAAGGTCACATATCCACAATCGCAAAATTCCCAATTGCACGCGGAGTCCAAGAGTAAAGACTCCAGTTTGCCAAACGAGGCTAAGAGCAACGCACCACATACAACATCACCAACAAAGAACAGCTCCCAGTTTACAGTAAAGCATAATAACATAAACGCATCCACGCAACTAAAGGGCTGGTACATACAGCCCGCTTGTGCTATTACTGGAGAAGGGCTACAAGAGGGATTGGATGCTTTATACGACATGATATTGAAGAGGCGCAAAATTAGCAAGTCTTGTAAAAAGAATAAACGgtaa
- the Arl4 gene encoding ADP-ribosylation factor-like protein 4A isoform X2 yields MGATMVKNGNLLDALPSQGTLHVVMLGLDSAGKTTVLYRLKFDQYLNTVPTIGFNCEKVQGTLGKARGVQFLVWDVGGQEKLRPLWRSYTRCTDGILFVVDSVDTDRMEEAKMELMRTAKCPDNQTSSKFDFRGSLCLF; encoded by the exons atgggGGCAACGATGGTGAAAAATGGAAATTTATTGGATGCCTTGCCTTCACAG GGAACACTACACGTTGTAATGCTCGGCTTGGATTCTGCTGGCAAAACAACAGTACTGTACAGACTTAAGTTCGATCAGTATTTAAACACAGTACCCACTATTGGATTTAATTGTGAGAAG GTTCAGGGAACTTTAGGAAAGGCAAGGGGTGTTCAATTTCTCGTTTGGGATGTGGGTGGACAAGAAAAACTTCGGCCGCTCTGGCGAAGCTATACTCG GTGCACAGATGGAATTCTATTTGTTGTGGATTCGGTCGATACGGATCGCATGGAAGAGGCAAAAATGGAGTTAATGCGTACAGCCAAATGTCCAGACAATCAG ACCTCTTCTAAATTTGATTTCAGGGGGTCCCTGTGCTTATTTTAG